Proteins from one Bos taurus isolate L1 Dominette 01449 registration number 42190680 breed Hereford chromosome 7, ARS-UCD2.0, whole genome shotgun sequence genomic window:
- the FGF22 gene encoding fibroblast growth factor 22 precursor — MRGRLWLGLVWLLLARAPGTAGTLNTPRRPRSYPHLEGDVRWRRLFSSTHFFLLVDPSGRVQGTRWRDNPDSVLEIRSIRVGVVVLKAVHSGFYVAMNRLGRLYGSRFCAAHCRFRERIEENGYNTYASVRWRHQGRPMFLALDGRGAPRLGGRTQRHHPSTLFLPVLVS; from the exons ATGCGCGGCCGCCTATGGCTGGGCCTGGTGTGGCTATTGCTGGCACGGGCGCCCGGCACCGCGGGGACACTAAACACTCCGCGGAGACCGCGCAGCTACCCGCACCTGGAGGGCGACGTGCGTTGGCGGCGTCTCTTCTCTTCCACCCACTTCTTCCTGCTCGTGGACCCCAGCGGCCGCGTGCAAGGCACCCGCTGGCGCGACAACCCTGACA GCGTCCTGGAGATCCGATCCATCCGTGTGGGCGTCGTGGTGCTCAAGGCGGTGCACAGTGGCTTCTACGTGGCCATGAACCGCCTTGGCAGACTCTATGGGTCG CGGTTCTGCGCTGCGCACTGCAGGTTCCGGGAGCGAATCGAGGAGAACGGCTACAACACCTACGCGTCAGTCCGCTGGCGCCACCAAGGCCGGCCTATGTTCCTGGCTCTGGACGGTCGGGGCGCCCCGAGGCTCGGGGGCCGCACACAGCGACACCACCCGTCCACGCTCTTCCTGCCCGTCCTGGTCTCCTGA